One Spiribacter halobius DNA segment encodes these proteins:
- a CDS encoding alpha/beta family hydrolase: MDTPAHLDGGPPDGVPVVLLAHGAGVGMEAPLLQAIADGLAGAGCRVRRFEFPYMQRVRATGRRRPPDPERTLLQAWRDAATQLRAETPAPLVVGGKSLGGRMASLVAEELRAAGLLCLGYPFHPPGRPERERTAHLSTLTVPTLILQGERDAFGSRAEVAGYRLAPSIRIAWLPDGDHDFRPRRQSGVTLQDNYGTAVAEARAFCQSLAPPGMLRAP, encoded by the coding sequence ATGGATACCCCCGCCCACCTTGACGGCGGTCCGCCCGATGGCGTGCCCGTCGTGCTGCTGGCCCATGGTGCTGGTGTCGGCATGGAGGCGCCGCTGCTGCAGGCGATCGCGGACGGGCTGGCGGGCGCCGGATGCCGCGTGCGCCGATTCGAGTTTCCCTATATGCAGCGTGTCCGCGCCACGGGCCGCCGGCGGCCGCCGGACCCCGAGCGGACGCTCCTTCAGGCCTGGCGCGACGCCGCAACGCAGCTCCGCGCCGAGACCCCGGCGCCTCTGGTGGTCGGTGGCAAGTCCCTGGGCGGGCGGATGGCGAGCCTTGTCGCAGAAGAGCTGCGCGCCGCCGGACTGCTGTGTCTGGGCTATCCGTTCCATCCGCCCGGACGGCCGGAGCGGGAGCGCACGGCGCATCTTTCGACCCTCACGGTGCCGACGCTGATCCTCCAGGGCGAGCGGGACGCCTTCGGCAGCCGGGCGGAGGTCGCCGGCTATCGGCTTGCGCCCTCGATCCGCATCGCCTGGCTGCCGGATGGAGACCATGATTTTCGGCCGCGCCGGCAAAGTGGCGTTACCCTGCAGGACAATTACGGGACCGCAGTCGCCGAAGCGCGGGCGTTCTGTCAGAGTCTGGCGCCGCCTGGCATGCTTCGGGCGCCGTAG